Proteins encoded in a region of the Populus nigra chromosome 3, ddPopNigr1.1, whole genome shotgun sequence genome:
- the LOC133690061 gene encoding phospholipase A2-alpha-like has product MAKEHQFYSLKLALLVSCSLLVLPFSSFYVQALNIGVQTADSAISLGKDCSRKCESEFCSVPPFLRYGKYCGLLYSGCPGEKPCDGLDACCMKHDACIQSKNNSYLSQECSQNFISCMSNFKTGARTFKGNKCRADEVIHVISVVMEAALLAGRALHKP; this is encoded by the exons ATGGCTAAGGAGCACCAGTTCTATTCATTGAAGTTAGCTCTTCTCGTTTCTTGTTCCCTACTTGTCCTTcccttttcatctttttatgtcCAAGCGCTCAACATTGGAGTTCAAACAGCTGATTCGGCTATCTCCCTG GGCAAAGATTGTAGTAGGAAATGTGAGTCAGAGTTCTGCTCAG TGCCTCCATTTTTGAGATATGGCAAGTATTGTGGGCTTCTATACAGTGGATGCCCAGGAGAGAAGCCTTGTGATGGCCTTGATGCTTGTTGCATGAAGCATGATGCCTGTATCCAATCAAAGAACA ATAGCTATCTAAGTCAAGAGTGTAGCCAAAACTTCATCAGTTGTATGAGCAATTTCAAAACAGGTGCTCGGACGTTCAAGGGAAACAAATGCAGGGCTGATGAAGTTATTCATGTTATATCTGTAGTCATGGAAGCTGCTTTGCTTGCCGGAAGAGCACTTCATAAGCCATAA
- the LOC133688982 gene encoding 2-alkenal reductase (NADP(+)-dependent)-like → MEVNNRYITTTKHIQGSAKESDFELKVAPLGLSVEPGSNDIIVKNLCVSIDPYQLNRMKSYSSSQKTIQAAVGISPGQPIDALGVAKVLVSDNPEFVKDDLVVGFVHWGEYSVVKGGMLRKLDPKTELPLSYHAGILGLSGLTAYAGLFEICKPKKGDKVFVSAACGSVGNLVGQYAKLSGCYVVGCAGSRDKVALLKEKLGFDDAFNYKEETDLNSALTRYFPDGIDIYFDNVGGGMLEAAVANMNPSGRVAACGTIAEYSDGAKRAAPNMLDVIYKRIKIQGFLALDHMSLLSDFLSTTTEYIHTGKIKVQEDISNGVESIPSAFIGLFRGDNVGKKIVKIADA, encoded by the exons ATGGAAGTGAACAACAGGTACATCACAACAACGAAACACATACAGGGTTCGGCAAAGGAGTCTGATTTCGAGCTCAAGGTTGCACCTCTTGGATTATCGGTGGAGCCTGGTTCCAATGACATTATTGTGAAGAATCTGTGTGTGTCAATTGATCCTTACCAGCTTAATCGCATGAAGAGTTACAGCTCCTCACAGAAAACAATACAAGCTGCAGTTGGTATCTCTCCCGGTCAG CCTATTGATGCTCTTGGAGTAGCCAAGGTTTTGGTTTCTGACAATCCTGAATTTGTGAAAGATGACTTGGTTGTGGGGTTTGTTCACTGGGGAGAATATAGTGTAGTAAAAGGAGGCATGTTAAGGAAGTTGGACCCAAAAACTGAACTACCATTATCCTATCATGCTGGAATTCTGG GATTAAGTGGACTAACAGCCTATGCTGGGCTGTTTGAAATATGCAAGCCCAAGAAGGGAGACAAAGTGTTTGTATCTGCTGCTTGTGGATCAGTTGGAAATTTGGTGGGCCAGTACGCAAAACTTTCTGGTTGCTATGTAGTTGGATGTGCTGGTAGCAGAGACAAG GTAGCATTGCTAAAGGAGAAGCTTGGTTTTGATGATGCTTTCAACTACAAGGAAGAAACTGATTTGAATTCCGCTCTCACAAG GTACTTTCCTGATgggattgatatatattttgacaATGTTGGAGGTGGCATGCTAGAAGCTGCTGTTGCTAATATGAATCCCTCTGGTAGAGTAGCTGCATGCGGAACAATTGCTGAGTATTCAGATGGTGCAAAACGAGCAGCACCAAATATGTTAGATGTTATATACAAGAGGATTAAAATCCAAGGATTTTTAGCCCTGGATCACATGAGCCTGCTTTCAGATTTTCTTTCGACAACGACTGAATACATTCATACTGGCAAGATTAAGGTGCAAGAGGACATTTCTAATGGTGTAGAAAGCATCCCCTCAGCTTTCATAGGACTATTCAGAGGTGATAATGTTGGAAAGAAGATTGTTAAAATTGCAGATGCGTGA
- the LOC133688574 gene encoding uncharacterized protein LOC133688574 isoform X1 → MMASAPLSTLSLLPSQNREVNGYVMNLRSSFYGKVIANQIHIKKETGSIRRDPFVAASVLGRRKTVVPEPDYRIPVVLLGLAGGLAYTNNLLPAAPAGLLGLLLLFQTTRVRFVFDDKALEVKVGEQLQESGENVFVGGKNRWKYSTFVNWELWWPNFPILVYFKETQTKPEGQVHFFPVIFNGKQLYDVMVERAGPSKTSGPKES, encoded by the exons atgatggctAGTGCTCCGCTATCGACCTTGAGCCTTCTCCCTTCGCAAA ATAGGGAAGTGAATGGATATGTGATGAACCTGAGGAGTTCATTCTATGGCAAAGTGATAGCTAATCAAATTCATATAAAGAAGGAAACTGGAAGTATACGGAGAGACCCTTTTGTTGCTGCTTCAGTG CTTGGAAGGAGAAAGACTGTTGTTCCTGAGCCTGATTACAGAATCCCAGTTGTCTTGCTTG GTTTAGCTGGTGGGTTAGCATATACAAATAATCTATTGCCAGCTGCGCCTGCTGGTCTCCTTGGCTTGCTACTATTGTTCCAGACTACTAGAGTGAGATTTGTTTTTGACGACAAAGCTCTG GAGGTAAAAGTAGGTGAGCAGCTTCAGGAATCAGGTGAAAATGTCTTTGTGGGCGGAAAAAACCGTTGGAA GTATTCGACTTTTGTTAATTGGGAACTGTGGTGGCCAAATTTCCCGATTCTGGTGTACTTTAAAGAGACACAGACGAAACCTGAAGGACAAGTGCACTTCTTCCCAGTAATTTTT aatGGCAAGCAACTCTACGACGTTATGGTGGAGAGAGCTGGTCCTTCAAAAACTAGTGGACCAAAAGAATCATAA
- the LOC133688574 gene encoding uncharacterized protein LOC133688574 isoform X2, whose amino-acid sequence MMASAPLSTLSLLPSQNREVNGYVMNLRSSFYGKVIANQIHIKKETGSIRRDPFVAASVLGRRKTVVPEPDYRIPVVLLGLAGGLAYTNNLLPAAPAGLLGLLLLFQTTREVKVGEQLQESGENVFVGGKNRWKYSTFVNWELWWPNFPILVYFKETQTKPEGQVHFFPVIFNGKQLYDVMVERAGPSKTSGPKES is encoded by the exons atgatggctAGTGCTCCGCTATCGACCTTGAGCCTTCTCCCTTCGCAAA ATAGGGAAGTGAATGGATATGTGATGAACCTGAGGAGTTCATTCTATGGCAAAGTGATAGCTAATCAAATTCATATAAAGAAGGAAACTGGAAGTATACGGAGAGACCCTTTTGTTGCTGCTTCAGTG CTTGGAAGGAGAAAGACTGTTGTTCCTGAGCCTGATTACAGAATCCCAGTTGTCTTGCTTG GTTTAGCTGGTGGGTTAGCATATACAAATAATCTATTGCCAGCTGCGCCTGCTGGTCTCCTTGGCTTGCTACTATTGTTCCAGACTACTAGA GAGGTAAAAGTAGGTGAGCAGCTTCAGGAATCAGGTGAAAATGTCTTTGTGGGCGGAAAAAACCGTTGGAA GTATTCGACTTTTGTTAATTGGGAACTGTGGTGGCCAAATTTCCCGATTCTGGTGTACTTTAAAGAGACACAGACGAAACCTGAAGGACAAGTGCACTTCTTCCCAGTAATTTTT aatGGCAAGCAACTCTACGACGTTATGGTGGAGAGAGCTGGTCCTTCAAAAACTAGTGGACCAAAAGAATCATAA
- the LOC133690127 gene encoding embryo-specific protein ATS3A-like: protein MKILNEATLSLSLSLSLSLKESWTKMVKQISLFWLIFVFSSITFSHARSLSLTLQPHAPKSFNPKNIQAAKSCPYTLVIKTSCTSTTYTRDKISLAFGDSYGNEVYMKRLDDPSSGTFERCSTDTFQINGPCVYDICYLYMLRTGYDGWKPESVKIYGPNTKTVKFNYNKFLPNGVWYGFNVCVRASLSTAIM, encoded by the exons ATGAAGATATTAAATGAagcaactctctctctctctctctctctctctctctctctgaaagAGAGCTGGACAAAAATGGTCAAACAAATCTCATTGTTTTGGCTCATCTTTGTCTTCTCCTCCATTACATTCTCACATGCTAGATCTCTCTCTCTTACCTTGCAGCCCCATGCTCCGAAATCCTTCAATCCCAAAAATATTCAG gCTGCAAAGAGCTGTCCATACACACTTGTTATAAAGACCAGTTGCACCTCTACAACTTACACCAGAGACAAAATCAGTCTAGCTTTTGGTGATTCCTATGGCAACGAG GTCTATATGAAGAGGCTTGACGATCCATCTTCAGGAACATTTGAGAGGTGTTCAACAGATACATTCCAGATAAATGGACCATGTGTTTATGATATCTGCTATCTATACATGCTTAGAACAGGATATGATGGCTGGAAACCTGAGAGCGTGAAGATCTACGGTCCAAACACCAAGACTGTTAAATTCAACTACAACAAATTCCTTCCGAATGGGGTTTGGTATGGGTTTAATGTCTGTGTTCGTGCATCTCTGTCAACGGCAATTATGTAG